The following proteins are co-located in the Castor canadensis chromosome 5, mCasCan1.hap1v2, whole genome shotgun sequence genome:
- the Ccm2l gene encoding cerebral cavernous malformations 2 protein-like isoform X2, translating into MEYEVKKGKKGFVSPIRRLVFPKAGRRAAFRSSVSRRPLHSMPLYPPDYLIDPQILLCDYLEKEVKFLGHLTWVTSSLNPSSRDELLQLLDTARQLRELPLKTTAEQDSILSLSARCLLLTWRDNEELILRIPTHEIAAASYLQDDALHLLVLKTGLGVDPVPAGVDASPGGARRDLGPPGAAPEKRRVGTAERRHTICSLDWRMAWGGGAGAEARAAGGGGGGGSLERQRAGARASGSWERRQTFSGSWERRHAGGGGGGAGKPGGSWERRQAGGGGGGSWERRHPGPNPLDPQNPSPDAYCNLVILAVANRDAAEESCALICQVFQIIYGDQSIECVDRAGYHYTSTPERPWLYSRSESCHTDGTYAYDADFSCCSSFNGSQDTFEACYSGTSTPSFHGSHCSGSDHSGLGLEQLQDYMITGCDPSSRTRTSATSRASWRAWASGRAASSPTASAASSAV; encoded by the exons ATGGAATATGAAgtcaagaaagggaagaag GGCTTTGTGTCCCCCATCCGAAGGCTGGTATTCCCCAAGGCTGGGCGCCGGGCAGCCTTCCGGAGCAGTGTGAGTCGACGGCCCTTGCACTCCATGCCCCTTTATCCCCCCGACTACCTCATTGACCCTCAGATTCTGCTGTGTGACTACCTGGAGAAAGAGGTTAAG TTCCTGGGCCACCTCACCTGGGTGACTTCCTCACTGAACCCCTCCAGCCGGGATGAGCTTCTGCAGCTGCTGGACACGGCCAGG CAGCTGAGGGAGCTGCCGCTGAAGACGACGGCGGAGCAGGACAGCATCCTGAGCCTGTCTGCCCGTTGCCTGCTCCTCACCTGGCGTGACAATGAGGAGCTCATCCTGCGCATCCCCACGCACGAGATCGCCGCCGCTTCCTACCTGCAGGACGATGCGCTGCACCTGCTAGTGCTTAAGACCG GTCTGGGCGTGGACCCGGTGCCTGCAGGCGTGGACGCCAGCCCCGGAGGTGCGAGGCGCGACCTGGGACCTCCGGGCGCGGCGCCCGAGAAGCGGCGTGTGGGCACGGCGGAGCGTCGCCACACCATCTGCAGCCTGGACTGGCGCATGGCGTGGGGCGGGGGCGCGGGCGCCGAGGCCCgggcggcgggcggcggcggcggcggcggcagcctGGAGCGCCAGCGCGCGGGGGCGCGGGCGTCGGGCAGCTGGGAACGGCGGCAGACGTTCAGCGGCAGCTGGGAGCGGCGGcacgcgggcggcggcggcggcggagctGGCAAGCCGGGAGGCAGCTGGGAGCGACGGCAGGCGGGAGGCGGTGGTGGCGGCAGCTGGGAGAGGCGCCACCCCGGCCCCAACCCACTGGACCCGCAGAACCCCAGCCCCGACGCCTACTGCAACCTGGTCATCCTGGCTGTAGCCAATAGG GATGCTGCAGAGGAGTCCTGTGCACTCATCTGTCAGGTCTTCCAGATCATCTATGGGGACCAGAGCATCGAGTGTGTAGACCGGGCTGGCTACCACTACACATCCACACCAGAACGGCCATGGCTCTACAGCCGCA GTGAGAGCTGCCATACAGATGGGACTTATGCCTATGACGCCGACTTCAGCTGCTGCAGCTCCTT CAACGGCTCCCAGGACACGTTTGAGGCATGTTACAGTGGCACGTCCACACCTTCTTTCCATGGCTCCCACTGCAGCGGGAGTGACCACAGTGGCCTGGGCCTCGAGCAGCTACAGGATTACATGATCACG GGATGCGACCCTTCATCCCGGACCAGGACATCGGCTACTTCGAGGGCTTCCTGGAGGGCGTGGGCATCCGGGAGGGCGGCATCCTCACCGACAGCTTCGGCCGCATCAAGCGCAGTATGA
- the Ccm2l gene encoding cerebral cavernous malformations 2 protein-like isoform X1 has protein sequence MEYEVKKGKKGFVSPIRRLVFPKAGRRAAFRSSVSRRPLHSMPLYPPDYLIDPQILLCDYLEKEVKFLGHLTWVTSSLNPSSRDELLQLLDTARQLRELPLKTTAEQDSILSLSARCLLLTWRDNEELILRIPTHEIAAASYLQDDALHLLVLKTGLGVDPVPAGVDASPGGARRDLGPPGAAPEKRRVGTAERRHTICSLDWRMAWGGGAGAEARAAGGGGGGGSLERQRAGARASGSWERRQTFSGSWERRHAGGGGGGAGKPGGSWERRQAGGGGGGSWERRHPGPNPLDPQNPSPDAYCNLVILAVANRDAAEESCALICQVFQIIYGDQSIECVDRAGYHYTSTPERPWLYSRSESCHTDGTYAYDADFSCCSSFNGSQDTFEACYSGTSTPSFHGSHCSGSDHSGLGLEQLQDYMITLRSKLGPPEIQQFALLLREYRLGLPIQDYCSGLLKLYGDRRKFLLLGMRPFIPDQDIGYFEGFLEGVGIREGGILTDSFGRIKRSMSSTSASAVRSYDGAAQRPEAQSFHRLLADITHDIEALAPDDDDDDDDDDDGNESPGEGDTAEDNYL, from the exons ATGGAATATGAAgtcaagaaagggaagaag GGCTTTGTGTCCCCCATCCGAAGGCTGGTATTCCCCAAGGCTGGGCGCCGGGCAGCCTTCCGGAGCAGTGTGAGTCGACGGCCCTTGCACTCCATGCCCCTTTATCCCCCCGACTACCTCATTGACCCTCAGATTCTGCTGTGTGACTACCTGGAGAAAGAGGTTAAG TTCCTGGGCCACCTCACCTGGGTGACTTCCTCACTGAACCCCTCCAGCCGGGATGAGCTTCTGCAGCTGCTGGACACGGCCAGG CAGCTGAGGGAGCTGCCGCTGAAGACGACGGCGGAGCAGGACAGCATCCTGAGCCTGTCTGCCCGTTGCCTGCTCCTCACCTGGCGTGACAATGAGGAGCTCATCCTGCGCATCCCCACGCACGAGATCGCCGCCGCTTCCTACCTGCAGGACGATGCGCTGCACCTGCTAGTGCTTAAGACCG GTCTGGGCGTGGACCCGGTGCCTGCAGGCGTGGACGCCAGCCCCGGAGGTGCGAGGCGCGACCTGGGACCTCCGGGCGCGGCGCCCGAGAAGCGGCGTGTGGGCACGGCGGAGCGTCGCCACACCATCTGCAGCCTGGACTGGCGCATGGCGTGGGGCGGGGGCGCGGGCGCCGAGGCCCgggcggcgggcggcggcggcggcggcggcagcctGGAGCGCCAGCGCGCGGGGGCGCGGGCGTCGGGCAGCTGGGAACGGCGGCAGACGTTCAGCGGCAGCTGGGAGCGGCGGcacgcgggcggcggcggcggcggagctGGCAAGCCGGGAGGCAGCTGGGAGCGACGGCAGGCGGGAGGCGGTGGTGGCGGCAGCTGGGAGAGGCGCCACCCCGGCCCCAACCCACTGGACCCGCAGAACCCCAGCCCCGACGCCTACTGCAACCTGGTCATCCTGGCTGTAGCCAATAGG GATGCTGCAGAGGAGTCCTGTGCACTCATCTGTCAGGTCTTCCAGATCATCTATGGGGACCAGAGCATCGAGTGTGTAGACCGGGCTGGCTACCACTACACATCCACACCAGAACGGCCATGGCTCTACAGCCGCA GTGAGAGCTGCCATACAGATGGGACTTATGCCTATGACGCCGACTTCAGCTGCTGCAGCTCCTT CAACGGCTCCCAGGACACGTTTGAGGCATGTTACAGTGGCACGTCCACACCTTCTTTCCATGGCTCCCACTGCAGCGGGAGTGACCACAGTGGCCTGGGCCTCGAGCAGCTACAGGATTACATGATCACG TTGCGGAGTAAGCTGGGACCCCCTGAGATCCAGCAGTTCGCGCTGCTCCTGCGTGAGTACAGGCTGGGGCTGCCCATTCAGGACTACTGCTCAGGCCTGCTGAAGCTCTATGGAGACCGGCGCAAGTTCCTCCTCCTCG GGATGCGACCCTTCATCCCGGACCAGGACATCGGCTACTTCGAGGGCTTCCTGGAGGGCGTGGGCATCCGGGAGGGCGGCATCCTCACCGACAGCTTCGGCCGCATCAAGCGCAGTATGAGCTCCACTTCGGCCTCAGCTGTGCGCAGCTACGACGGCGCAGCCCAGCGGCCCGAGGCGCAGTCCTTCCACCGGCTGCTGGCTGACATCACGCATGACATCGAGGCCCTGGCCCCcgacgacgacgacgacgacgacgacgacgacgaTGGCAATGAGTCTCCAGGCGAGGGTGACACGGCTGAAGACAACTATCTCTAG